The genomic segment CGTACAACACCCTCGACGACCCGACGACGAACTACGCGAAGATATTCCGCTTCGACCGCGAGAGCGGCACCGAAAGGTGGGCCTTCGAGACGCCGGCGCTGGAGGTCGGGAGTAGCCCGGTCGTCACCGACGACCACCTCTACGTCGGCAGTCATCGACAGACAGAGGGCGAGGATGTCGGTGTGCACGCGCTCACGACGGACGGCGAAGAAGCGTGGTTCCTGGAGATCGGCGGGCGCGGCGTCGGGTCCAGTCCGGCACTGGTCGACGGAGTGCTCTACTTCGGCGGCACTGACGGAACCGTGTACGCGGTGGAGTAGCGAGAGGCGGGCGTTTCGATACTGTTCGGGACCAGGCGGTGGTCGACGCTTACGGCTCCGGGAACTCCCCCGGCGGGAACACCGTCGCCTCGTCCAGGTCGCGTATCTCGGCCTCCGGTCCGGGCGGGCCGTACACCGCCATGAACCGGAGTGGTTCCCAGGACGTGTTGATCGTGCTGTGTTCAACGCCGCTGGGGATGAACACCATCTCGCCCGCACTGACCGACCGTTCCTCGTCGGCGATCGTCTGTGTGCCCTCCCCGCTGAGGAAGTAGAGGATCTCCTCGCTGTCGGGGTGAGTGTGGCGCTCGTGGCCCTTGCCCGGTTCGAGCACCACGACACCGGCACTGAACTCCTCTGACCCGGTCACGTCGGGGGCGTTCAGCCACTTCAGCGTCCCCCAGTCCAGTCGTATCGTCTCGACATCGTCCGGTTGGACGAACCGCTTGTTGGCTGGCATAGCGTTTGGTAACGAACAGCAAGATGTATTAAATTTTTTGATCAGAGCGGTAGCCGAGTGCGGGTTCCGATATCCACGGACGCTCTCGGGCCGGGGAACGCTCCGCGCAATCGACCCAAATCTTGATTAGGCCCGATTCCGACTAGCTCAGTGGAACATGAAGTTTGCGCGAAGCGAGTCGCTAGAGCGGCTAGAATCGACTGTGGAAAACGACGAGCCGGTCGTCGGCGCGGGAGCGGGGACGGGAATCTCGGCGAAGTTCGCCGAGCGCGGCGGCGTGGACCTGCTCATCATCTACAACTCGGGCCGGTACCGGATGAACGGTCGCGGGTCGCTTGCAGGTATCCTCCCCTACGGCGACGCCAACGAGATCGTCCTAGAGATGGGACAGGAGGTGCTCCCCGTGGTCGAGGACACGCCGGTACTGGCGGGCGTCAACGGGACCGACCCGTTCCGCGAGATGGACGTGTTCATCGAGGACCTCCGTCGCCGCGGGTTCTCGGGCGTCCAGAACTTCCCCACGGTGGGGCTCATCGACGAGGACAGTTCCTTCCGCAAGAACCTCGAAGAGACCGACATGGGCTACGACAAGGAAGTCGAGATGATCCGTGAGGCCAGCGATCAGGGGATGTTGACCTGTCCGTACGTCTTCAACGAGTCCCAGGCTCGGGAGATGGCCGAGGCCGGTGCCGATGTCATCGTCTCCCACATGGGGCTGACCACATCGGGCGACATCGGCGCCGAGACTGCCTTGAGTCTCGACGAGGCCGCCGAGCGCGTCCAGGCACACCACGACGCGGCCACGAGCGTTAACGACGACGTGCTGGTCATCTGCCACGGCGGCCCGATCGCCTGGCCGGAAGACGCACAGTACGTCCTCGACAACACCGAGGGCGTCGTCGGCTTCTTCGGTGCCTCCAGCATCGAGCGCCTCGCGACCGAGGACGCGATCGAGAACCAGGCGCGCGAGTTCAAGGAGATGGAACTCTCATGAGCAGGCCGATCGG from the Haloarcula pelagica genome contains:
- a CDS encoding cupin domain-containing protein, which produces MPANKRFVQPDDVETIRLDWGTLKWLNAPDVTGSEEFSAGVVVLEPGKGHERHTHPDSEEILYFLSGEGTQTIADEERSVSAGEMVFIPSGVEHSTINTSWEPLRFMAVYGPPGPEAEIRDLDEATVFPPGEFPEP
- a CDS encoding phosphoenolpyruvate hydrolase family protein, encoding MKFARSESLERLESTVENDEPVVGAGAGTGISAKFAERGGVDLLIIYNSGRYRMNGRGSLAGILPYGDANEIVLEMGQEVLPVVEDTPVLAGVNGTDPFREMDVFIEDLRRRGFSGVQNFPTVGLIDEDSSFRKNLEETDMGYDKEVEMIREASDQGMLTCPYVFNESQAREMAEAGADVIVSHMGLTTSGDIGAETALSLDEAAERVQAHHDAATSVNDDVLVICHGGPIAWPEDAQYVLDNTEGVVGFFGASSIERLATEDAIENQAREFKEMELS